One genomic segment of Vibrio nitrifigilis includes these proteins:
- a CDS encoding 2-hydroxyacid dehydrogenase: MKPTIIVYRELPEPEKVRLQSHFHIIEFKELSSTDDPQFIEALNTAEGLIGAGLPLKADVLDKAPKLKALSTISVGTDAFDLNYLGKRGIPLMHTPTVLTETTADTIFTLILASARRAVELDKFVRSGQWQSSIGPDLFGSNVHGKTLGILGLGRIGSAVARRAHHGFGMRIQYYNHSRKAEAEAEFDARKMSLDELLRTSDFVCSVLPYVPETHHLIDEHAFAMMKESAFFINGGRGKTVDQAALVNALEQNVIKGAGLDVFEQEPLPADSPLMTLDNVVLLPHIGSATHETRDAMARCAVDNLISALNGDISINCANQSQLEVLV; the protein is encoded by the coding sequence ATGAAACCCACCATCATTGTCTATCGTGAACTGCCTGAACCGGAAAAAGTACGGTTACAATCTCATTTTCATATTATTGAATTTAAAGAATTAAGTAGTACTGATGATCCGCAGTTTATTGAGGCGTTAAATACGGCAGAAGGCTTAATTGGTGCCGGGCTGCCATTAAAAGCCGATGTATTAGATAAAGCGCCTAAGCTCAAAGCGCTTTCAACCATTTCAGTGGGAACTGACGCCTTTGATCTCAACTATTTGGGCAAACGTGGTATTCCTCTTATGCACACTCCGACTGTGTTAACGGAAACCACCGCCGACACGATTTTCACTCTCATTCTGGCTAGTGCACGCAGAGCGGTGGAGCTTGATAAGTTTGTGCGCAGTGGGCAATGGCAGTCGAGTATTGGCCCAGATCTGTTCGGCAGTAATGTGCACGGAAAAACATTGGGCATTTTAGGTTTAGGACGTATCGGCAGTGCTGTCGCCCGCAGGGCTCATCACGGCTTTGGTATGCGTATTCAGTACTACAATCATAGTCGTAAAGCTGAAGCTGAGGCGGAATTTGACGCACGTAAGATGTCGTTAGATGAGTTGTTACGTACGTCTGATTTTGTTTGTTCGGTATTGCCTTATGTTCCAGAGACACACCATCTGATTGATGAGCATGCATTTGCGATGATGAAAGAGAGTGCGTTCTTTATTAATGGCGGCCGTGGCAAAACGGTAGACCAAGCTGCGTTAGTGAATGCGTTAGAACAAAATGTCATAAAAGGCGCGGGGTTGGATGTGTTTGAACAAGAGCCGCTGCCAGCGGATTCACCATTAATGACGCTCGATAATGTGGTTCTGCTTCCTCACATCGGTTCAGCCACACATGAAACGCGTGATGCAATGGCACGATGCGCAGTCGATAACCTAATTAGTGCGTTAAATGGCGATATTTCAATTAATTGTGCTAATCAGTCACAGTTAGAAGTGCTAGTTTAA
- a CDS encoding glucose PTS transporter subunit IIA, which translates to MASAIRDYAQLAKDILNEVGGQENVKDFSRCATRLRLILKEIPEGAKEKINQMPGVITVVISSGQFQVVIGTHVADVYGAMGNLVDKSLLSEGEQKTRVLDAVIASMSAIFAPLLFILASAGILQGCLIVTKHFFPAVVTSGTFEVLNFMSWTPFSFLPAFIGFTAAKHFRCNPYIAVLCCCALINPSWAQIAGQIANGEVFTFLGLPLAKTVYTSSVLPPIFLVWALSYVERYTKRVLPDVVKELFTPLVCMVIMVPATLVVIGPVTSGAAAAIAVGYNWLYTTAPSIAAIVVGGVWQVLVIFGIHWGTTPLVFANYEQFGKDSFQVFQTCAVVAQMVAAFACAYKSKNSTVKKTGYSAGITAIFGITEPTLYGITLRFKKPFVCGCIGGAAGSLVSSLFDTHYYVYAGLSSIITTVNAITTENPYSFIGMMAGVGVTIVVTAILVFVVGFEDPAEESTAETTTASQPAQSTTTANGQPETVTLASPVKGIVVPLNTVNDETFSQGLLGEGVAIKPEEGLVTAPCDAVVSSVIESKHAVGLTCANGMELLIHVGLDTVALKGQYFDTLVELDQPVKAGEPLIRFDKEAIESAGYDVTTPFIVLNSDEFKLNILDEKEHSVEMGEPVIQIA; encoded by the coding sequence ATGGCCTCAGCAATTAGAGATTATGCCCAACTCGCAAAAGACATTCTTAATGAAGTAGGCGGGCAAGAAAACGTCAAAGATTTTTCACGTTGTGCAACACGTTTGCGCTTGATTTTAAAAGAAATACCAGAAGGGGCTAAAGAAAAAATTAACCAAATGCCAGGTGTCATTACTGTGGTTATCAGTAGTGGTCAATTCCAAGTCGTTATCGGGACTCACGTTGCCGATGTCTATGGCGCAATGGGAAACTTGGTCGATAAAAGTTTGTTAAGTGAAGGCGAACAAAAAACACGTGTTCTTGATGCGGTCATTGCGTCAATGTCGGCTATTTTCGCACCGCTATTATTCATTCTAGCCTCCGCTGGTATTTTGCAAGGCTGTCTTATCGTAACGAAACATTTTTTCCCGGCAGTTGTGACATCAGGTACGTTTGAAGTATTGAACTTTATGTCATGGACTCCGTTCTCATTTTTGCCTGCGTTTATTGGTTTTACGGCAGCGAAACATTTTCGTTGTAACCCATACATTGCCGTATTGTGTTGTTGTGCGCTAATTAACCCAAGTTGGGCTCAAATTGCCGGACAAATCGCCAATGGGGAAGTGTTCACTTTCTTAGGTTTGCCGCTAGCGAAGACTGTGTACACATCATCGGTATTACCTCCTATTTTCTTAGTTTGGGCACTGTCTTATGTTGAACGGTATACCAAGCGCGTGCTTCCTGATGTCGTGAAAGAGTTGTTCACTCCACTTGTATGCATGGTGATCATGGTGCCTGCAACACTGGTTGTGATTGGTCCAGTGACCAGTGGCGCTGCTGCTGCCATCGCTGTGGGTTATAACTGGCTGTATACGACTGCACCTTCTATTGCTGCCATTGTGGTTGGTGGTGTTTGGCAGGTCTTGGTTATCTTCGGTATCCACTGGGGAACGACCCCTCTTGTCTTCGCTAACTACGAACAATTTGGTAAAGATTCATTCCAGGTTTTCCAAACTTGTGCGGTTGTTGCTCAGATGGTTGCCGCGTTCGCTTGTGCTTACAAATCTAAAAACAGCACTGTGAAGAAAACCGGTTATTCTGCTGGTATCACTGCCATCTTTGGTATTACCGAGCCAACGCTATACGGGATTACATTACGCTTTAAAAAACCATTTGTGTGCGGTTGTATCGGCGGCGCTGCTGGTAGTTTAGTGTCGAGTTTATTTGATACTCACTACTACGTGTATGCGGGACTATCAAGCATCATCACAACTGTGAACGCGATTACCACAGAAAATCCTTATTCATTTATCGGGATGATGGCTGGTGTCGGTGTCACCATCGTAGTGACCGCTATTCTTGTCTTTGTCGTCGGGTTTGAAGACCCAGCAGAAGAAAGCACAGCGGAAACCACCACAGCATCACAACCTGCACAAAGCACGACCACTGCTAATGGTCAGCCAGAAACGGTCACACTCGCAAGCCCAGTAAAAGGCATTGTTGTCCCGCTGAATACGGTAAACGATGAAACTTTCTCACAAGGTCTATTGGGTGAAGGTGTGGCGATTAAACCTGAAGAAGGGTTGGTGACTGCACCATGTGATGCCGTTGTTTCTTCTGTGATTGAATCTAAACACGCTGTTGGCCTGACCTGTGCAAACGGTATGGAATTATTAATTCACGTTGGCCTAGATACCGTCGCGTTGAAAGGTCAGTATTTCGATACTTTGGTTGAACTTGATCAACCTGTTAAGGCGGGTGAGCCTCTAATTCGTTTTGATAAAGAAGCGATAGAGAGTGCTGGTTATGATGTCACCACGCCATTCATTGTTCTGAACAGTGATGAGTTCAAACTCAACATTTTGGATGAAAAAGAACATTCTGTTGAGATGGGTGAACCCGTCATTCAAATCGCATAG
- a CDS encoding 6-phospho-beta-glucosidase has translation MSNVFPEGFLWGGAVAAHQLEGGWDQGGKGVSIIDVVTAGAHGKQRQITDGIVEGEFYPNHEAIDFYGRYKEDVKLFAEMGFKCFRTSIAWTRIFPNGDEAEPNEAGLQFYDDLFDELLKYGIEPVITLSHFEMPYHLAKEYGGWLNRKVLDLFVKFAMTVIERYQHKVKYWMTFNEINNQKHTTPDIFGWTCSGIRLSEQEKPEESVYQAVHHQFVAAATVVKQAHELNPELLVGCMCSMVPYYPYSSNPDDVMLAQESMHDRFYFSDVMVKGHYPSYAKKEWQRKGYNIVMAEGDEQILKEGKSDYLGFSYYMSNTVNSAANNTDGDSVDGSSAHSVKNPYLKASDWGWQIDPVGLRYVLATLYERYEVPLFIVENGFGAVDKVEESGEINDDYRIDYLRSHIEEMGKAVSIDGVDLMGYTPWGCIDLVSFTTGEMKKRYGFIYVDKHDDNTGTLARSPKKSFYWYKDVIQSNGEVL, from the coding sequence ATGAGTAACGTTTTTCCCGAAGGTTTTTTATGGGGTGGTGCGGTCGCTGCACACCAGCTAGAAGGTGGCTGGGATCAAGGGGGAAAAGGCGTCAGTATTATCGATGTGGTAACGGCTGGTGCTCATGGTAAGCAGCGCCAAATCACGGATGGTATTGTTGAAGGCGAGTTCTATCCAAACCATGAAGCGATCGATTTTTATGGTCGATATAAAGAAGACGTAAAATTGTTCGCAGAGATGGGGTTCAAATGTTTTCGTACTAGCATCGCTTGGACACGCATTTTTCCTAATGGTGATGAAGCAGAGCCAAATGAAGCTGGCTTGCAGTTTTACGATGATCTGTTTGATGAACTGTTGAAATACGGCATCGAGCCAGTGATTACACTAAGCCACTTTGAAATGCCTTACCACCTTGCTAAAGAATACGGTGGTTGGTTAAACCGTAAGGTGTTGGACCTGTTTGTTAAATTCGCTATGACTGTCATTGAGCGTTACCAGCACAAAGTGAAATACTGGATGACGTTTAACGAAATCAATAACCAAAAACATACAACGCCGGATATTTTTGGCTGGACATGTTCAGGGATTCGTTTATCTGAGCAAGAAAAACCGGAAGAATCGGTTTATCAAGCGGTGCACCATCAGTTTGTTGCCGCTGCGACAGTCGTGAAACAAGCTCATGAATTAAATCCTGAGCTGCTCGTGGGTTGTATGTGTTCAATGGTGCCTTATTATCCTTATTCATCGAATCCGGATGACGTCATGTTGGCCCAAGAGTCGATGCATGACAGGTTCTATTTCTCTGATGTGATGGTGAAAGGTCACTACCCAAGTTACGCTAAGAAAGAGTGGCAACGTAAAGGGTATAACATCGTCATGGCTGAAGGGGATGAGCAAATCCTTAAAGAGGGTAAATCGGATTATCTAGGATTCAGCTACTACATGTCTAACACCGTCAATTCAGCGGCAAATAATACCGATGGCGACAGTGTTGATGGGAGTAGTGCTCATTCAGTGAAAAACCCATACCTAAAAGCAAGTGATTGGGGCTGGCAGATCGATCCCGTTGGTTTACGCTACGTGCTTGCAACGCTATACGAACGCTATGAGGTGCCTTTGTTCATTGTCGAAAACGGCTTCGGTGCGGTCGACAAAGTCGAAGAATCTGGGGAGATCAATGACGATTATCGTATTGACTATCTACGTTCGCATATTGAAGAAATGGGTAAAGCGGTCAGTATCGATGGTGTTGACCTAATGGGATACACGCCATGGGGTTGTATCGATTTAGTGTCGTTTACCACCGGTGAAATGAAAAAACGTTACGGCTTTATCTACGTGGATAAACATGACGATAACACCGGAACACTGGCTCGTTCACCGAAGAAATCGTTCTACTGGTATAAAGATGTGATTCAGAGTAACGGGGAGGTTCTCTGA
- a CDS encoding iron-containing alcohol dehydrogenase produces MQFTYSNPTRLHFGQGQIAAIASEIPKDKKVLVIYGGGSIKRNGVYDQVVAALSEHQWQEFAGVEPNPTKETLDKAVAIVKQDDIEFILAVGGGSVIDGSKYVAAAAHYEGDGWDIMTGQYSVKSAVPIGAILTLPATGSESNSGAVITKKETATKLPFRSPEVQPRFAVMDPDVMKTLPERQLINGIVDAWVHTCEQYITMPVGAKVQDGYAETLLKTLLEIGQNFDNRDNDTWRANLMWSANQALNGLIGTGVPQDWATHMIGHELTALWHVDHGRSLAIVQPWLLRNQIEAKRAKLEQMGRNVFGLEAGDDLAERTIEAIEVFYHSLNVDTQFADHGLTHEEAVNTVVKQLDEHGMTALGESQAVTLERSREILEKALA; encoded by the coding sequence ATGCAATTTACGTATTCAAACCCAACTCGTCTTCATTTTGGTCAAGGCCAAATCGCAGCTATCGCTAGCGAAATTCCTAAAGATAAAAAAGTCCTTGTTATCTATGGTGGCGGTTCTATCAAACGTAACGGTGTTTATGACCAAGTCGTCGCCGCTTTAAGCGAACACCAATGGCAAGAATTTGCGGGCGTTGAGCCAAACCCAACCAAAGAAACATTAGATAAAGCCGTTGCGATTGTTAAGCAAGATGATATTGAATTTATCTTAGCTGTCGGCGGTGGTTCCGTGATTGATGGTTCCAAATACGTAGCGGCTGCAGCGCACTATGAAGGTGATGGCTGGGATATTATGACTGGTCAATACAGCGTTAAATCAGCTGTGCCAATCGGTGCTATTTTAACTCTGCCAGCAACAGGCTCAGAATCAAACTCAGGCGCAGTTATCACTAAAAAAGAGACTGCGACTAAATTGCCATTCCGCTCACCAGAAGTTCAACCTCGCTTTGCGGTAATGGACCCAGACGTAATGAAAACATTACCAGAGCGCCAATTGATTAACGGTATTGTGGATGCATGGGTACATACTTGTGAGCAATACATCACAATGCCTGTTGGTGCAAAAGTTCAAGATGGCTATGCAGAAACCCTGCTCAAAACGTTGCTTGAAATCGGTCAAAACTTTGATAACCGCGATAACGACACTTGGCGTGCAAACCTAATGTGGTCGGCTAACCAAGCATTAAACGGTTTGATTGGTACTGGCGTACCGCAAGATTGGGCTACGCATATGATTGGTCACGAATTAACAGCTCTATGGCATGTTGATCACGGTCGTTCTTTGGCAATCGTTCAACCTTGGTTGCTACGTAATCAAATCGAAGCGAAACGTGCGAAGCTAGAGCAAATGGGTCGTAACGTATTTGGTTTAGAAGCCGGTGATGATTTGGCAGAACGCACTATCGAAGCGATCGAAGTGTTCTATCATTCTCTGAATGTTGATACACAGTTTGCCGATCACGGTTTAACTCATGAAGAAGCCGTTAATACTGTCGTTAAACAGCTAGATGAGCACGGTATGACTGCATTAGGTGAAAGCCAAGCGGTTACTCTAGAACGTTCTCGTGAAATTCTAGAAAAAGCATTAGCGTAA
- a CDS encoding AraC family transcriptional regulator, which produces MVELAELMTQYADKFQLNQLEGSIDTAIPGVRFYRSGLTAAKAPFMYDSGIIILGQGHKKITVGNEKQVTYGPNDYLVAGVPMPLECESFGSQQEPILGLTIRIDHAMIVKQVRLMNELGATVKRKHQDRCGVNSVAMNEKMLHSCKRLMLALLEPIEAKVLGDVLLEEILFRVLTSEEGHLFEQLASFDGQYARVAKALAKVHADFCQPLTVQELAQEANMSVSAFHQAFRHVTMESPLQYLKKVRLNKAKQMIQTEGVRVNDAARLVGYSSPSQFSREFKRHFNQTPRASKSLNEVVEV; this is translated from the coding sequence ATGGTTGAATTAGCCGAGTTAATGACACAATACGCTGACAAATTCCAATTAAATCAATTGGAAGGTTCTATAGATACCGCAATTCCGGGCGTGAGGTTTTATCGGAGTGGGTTAACCGCTGCAAAAGCGCCATTTATGTACGACTCTGGAATTATCATTTTAGGTCAGGGACATAAAAAGATTACGGTGGGTAACGAAAAGCAAGTGACCTACGGCCCCAATGATTATTTGGTGGCTGGGGTACCTATGCCGCTGGAGTGTGAATCGTTTGGTAGTCAACAAGAGCCCATTTTGGGGCTGACGATCCGAATTGATCACGCCATGATCGTTAAACAAGTGCGTTTGATGAATGAACTGGGGGCCACGGTTAAACGTAAGCATCAAGATCGCTGTGGGGTAAACTCTGTCGCGATGAATGAAAAAATGTTGCATAGCTGCAAGCGCTTGATGCTTGCTTTGCTTGAGCCCATTGAAGCAAAAGTGCTTGGTGATGTGTTACTGGAAGAGATTTTATTTAGGGTATTGACCAGTGAAGAAGGGCATTTGTTTGAGCAGTTAGCCAGTTTTGATGGCCAGTACGCAAGGGTGGCTAAAGCGTTAGCGAAAGTGCATGCGGATTTTTGTCAGCCACTAACTGTGCAAGAATTAGCGCAAGAAGCAAACATGAGTGTGTCTGCCTTTCATCAAGCTTTTCGTCATGTCACGATGGAATCACCACTACAATATTTGAAAAAAGTTCGACTTAACAAAGCTAAACAGATGATTCAAACCGAAGGGGTGAGAGTCAACGATGCTGCTCGGTTAGTCGGGTATAGCAGCCCATCACAATTTAGTCGTGAATTTAAACGGCATTTTAACCAAACACCACGTGCAAGTAAGTCGCTTAATGAGGTGGTTGAAGTTTAA
- the glgC gene encoding glucose-1-phosphate adenylyltransferase — MQDTLTVVLAGGVGSRLSPLTDDRAKPAVPFGGKYRIIDFTLTNCLHSGLRRVLVLTQYKSHSLQKHLRDGWSVFNPELNEYITAVPPQMRKGGKWYEGTADALYHNSWLLDRSEAKYVVVLSGDHIYRMDYEAMVEEHIATGANLTLACMDVPRSKASDFGIVAVDEQNIVRSFVEKPIDPPSIPGQPDRSLVSMGIYVFNMDALQNALNKDADLENSSHDFGKDIIPELIPSETVHAYRFGEKGRVNRDCYWRDVGTIDSFYAANMDLLEPIPPMDLYQKDWAIRTYEPQYPPARTVSSATGNEGIFINSIIAGGVINSGGSVQHSIISSNVRIEDGATVLDSILFDDVEVGPGCQLQNCIVDKHVKIPANTTIGLNASEDAKRFHISENGIVVVPESYTFS; from the coding sequence ATGCAAGATACCCTAACTGTCGTACTAGCCGGAGGTGTCGGCTCCCGACTGTCACCCTTAACGGATGACCGCGCCAAACCCGCAGTCCCGTTTGGTGGTAAATATAGAATTATCGATTTTACGCTAACCAACTGTCTTCACTCTGGTTTGCGCCGAGTTTTGGTCCTTACGCAATATAAATCTCACTCATTGCAAAAGCACTTACGAGACGGTTGGTCTGTATTCAACCCAGAGTTAAATGAGTATATCACTGCCGTTCCGCCGCAAATGCGCAAAGGGGGCAAATGGTACGAAGGGACCGCTGATGCGCTTTATCACAACAGTTGGTTACTTGACCGCAGTGAAGCTAAATATGTGGTTGTACTGTCTGGCGATCATATCTATCGCATGGATTACGAAGCCATGGTTGAAGAACACATTGCAACAGGTGCTAACCTCACTTTAGCGTGTATGGATGTGCCTCGTTCTAAAGCCAGTGATTTTGGGATCGTTGCTGTTGATGAACAAAATATTGTGCGTTCTTTTGTCGAAAAACCAATCGATCCACCGTCTATTCCTGGCCAACCAGATCGCAGTTTAGTTTCAATGGGTATCTATGTGTTCAATATGGATGCACTACAAAATGCATTAAATAAAGATGCCGATCTTGAAAACTCTAGCCACGATTTTGGCAAAGATATTATTCCGGAATTAATTCCGAGTGAAACTGTTCACGCTTATCGATTTGGTGAAAAAGGACGCGTAAATCGCGACTGTTATTGGCGTGATGTTGGCACTATCGATTCATTTTATGCAGCCAACATGGATCTATTAGAGCCGATTCCACCAATGGATTTGTATCAAAAAGATTGGGCAATTCGTACCTACGAACCTCAATATCCACCGGCTCGTACCGTTTCTTCCGCCACAGGTAATGAAGGAATTTTTATTAATTCGATCATTGCTGGCGGAGTGATCAACTCTGGTGGTTCAGTCCAGCACAGTATCATTTCATCTAACGTGCGTATTGAAGATGGCGCGACCGTGTTAGACAGCATTTTGTTTGATGATGTGGAAGTTGGCCCGGGCTGCCAGCTGCAAAACTGTATTGTCGATAAGCACGTAAAAATACCCGCCAACACCACGATTGGCTTAAATGCCAGTGAAGATGCTAAGCGCTTTCATATTTCAGAAAACGGAATTGTCGTGGTTCCAGAAAGCTACACATTCTCATAG
- a CDS encoding LacI family DNA-binding transcriptional regulator, whose product MVTMLDVAKKAGVSKSTVSRILSGSVAVSEKAKEAVYQAIEETGYRPNLLARQLATKKTSYIGFVMTNVLYDGPYFSTIVYNAASFSESNGYQLVLADGKHSAEEERNAINFLLDMKCAGIAVYPTYLSEEEMGQIIEQSETPIIVINRHVPSHPEIAFVADHYQCAVDMMEYIISQGHQHIAFIRGTKGSSSGEQRFKAYKNVLERHQIPFNEQLVVQGAWRPDDGYEGVKELTARKQTMTAILAGNDEMAFGAMKALNELGFRIPQDISIAGFDNIAMSNYVTPALTTVGIPFDRILQKGILYLIGDERHSDVIDLNCDLIIRDSVCPPHQ is encoded by the coding sequence ATGGTTACCATGTTAGATGTTGCCAAAAAGGCAGGTGTGTCAAAATCGACCGTTTCGCGCATATTAAGTGGCAGTGTTGCTGTTAGCGAAAAAGCCAAAGAGGCCGTGTACCAAGCCATTGAAGAGACGGGTTACAGACCCAACTTATTAGCGCGCCAACTGGCGACGAAAAAGACCAGTTACATTGGCTTCGTCATGACGAACGTGCTTTATGATGGGCCTTATTTTTCCACAATTGTATATAACGCAGCATCTTTCAGTGAAAGTAATGGTTATCAGCTTGTACTTGCCGATGGCAAGCATTCGGCCGAAGAGGAACGAAACGCCATCAACTTTTTACTCGATATGAAATGTGCGGGTATTGCTGTTTATCCAACTTATCTCTCTGAAGAAGAGATGGGACAAATTATTGAGCAGTCTGAAACGCCAATTATTGTGATAAACCGCCATGTGCCGAGTCATCCAGAAATAGCCTTTGTTGCGGACCACTACCAATGCGCAGTCGATATGATGGAATATATTATTTCTCAAGGCCACCAACATATTGCTTTTATTCGTGGTACTAAGGGGTCTTCCTCTGGAGAACAACGTTTTAAAGCCTATAAAAATGTGCTCGAACGCCATCAAATCCCCTTCAATGAACAGCTTGTCGTGCAAGGTGCGTGGCGACCAGACGATGGTTACGAAGGCGTTAAAGAGCTAACGGCGCGCAAACAGACAATGACCGCTATTTTGGCGGGTAACGATGAAATGGCGTTCGGTGCCATGAAAGCGCTTAATGAATTAGGCTTTCGTATTCCCCAAGACATTTCGATTGCGGGTTTTGATAATATCGCGATGAGTAATTATGTGACACCAGCATTAACGACGGTGGGCATACCTTTTGATCGTATTCTACAAAAGGGCATTCTCTATTTGATTGGTGATGAACGTCATTCCGATGTTATCGACTTAAATTGTGATTTAATTATTCGAGATTCTGTTTGCCCACCACATCAATAA
- a CDS encoding sensor domain-containing diguanylate cyclase, whose translation MFSLLKFKNFGQFMMIWAVLSIVPCLYFYKQFQEVTGSIYSMVQSEHGIKLKFSKQNLLKSTKGMLDTFHILSDSNILQRAINSPNNTNIEVLEDFWRALLYSQNSLESISLLNLQGLQLINLYMDDANVHITPQNQLININQKEIFKKIQALPIHSSTILISLPQEANKTSRVHLVTPLQSGGQKRGYLFADINVDQIYDNLIKQSNLSTPEVIDSHGNYLISDIHTAVLNTNSDQNDQIGYQNLKTLSPSVWDNIKQADSGSFKTQLGWYSFVRVPLHILSPHLEDIYLLDSIGHGEIEQKENERYASVLTQVGTIIALMGGLAVFFLTWNRKHNHQTIESKLALTVMEGMSALVITDKYNRIIKVNSQFSRLSGYQLHDVKGQHPSMFASGLHTKEFYKEMWNHIQQQGFWEGEVTNKRKDGKLLTELLRIQTIVDDHGDIRYYVASFVDITERKVLENKLREQSERDSLTHIPNRRKFDQVFRYHCQHIKRYPDQYKACFAICDIDHFKVINDTKGHAYGDHVIQSVAHTIKTAVRETDFIARIGGEEFAVILPHTDLKEAQEVLDRVRVMISNKHHHKITISIGFSELTSHPEDSYQRADMALYESKECGRNRVSCFSSKHSEPQA comes from the coding sequence ATGTTTTCATTACTGAAGTTCAAAAATTTTGGCCAATTCATGATGATTTGGGCTGTTCTAAGCATTGTGCCTTGTCTATATTTCTATAAGCAGTTTCAAGAGGTCACGGGTAGTATTTACTCAATGGTCCAATCGGAACATGGAATCAAGTTAAAGTTTAGTAAGCAGAATTTGCTTAAATCAACCAAAGGCATGCTGGATACCTTTCACATTCTCTCTGACAGCAACATTCTGCAGCGCGCTATCAACTCTCCTAACAATACTAATATCGAAGTGTTAGAAGATTTCTGGCGAGCATTACTCTATTCGCAAAATTCATTAGAAAGTATTTCTTTGTTGAACCTGCAAGGTCTTCAGTTGATTAATCTCTATATGGATGATGCCAATGTCCATATCACGCCACAAAATCAGTTGATAAACATCAACCAAAAAGAAATATTCAAAAAAATTCAAGCTCTGCCTATTCACTCCTCAACGATTCTTATCTCCTTACCCCAAGAAGCAAATAAAACCTCTCGCGTGCATTTAGTGACGCCTTTGCAATCAGGCGGCCAAAAACGGGGTTATCTGTTCGCTGATATCAATGTCGATCAGATCTATGACAATTTAATCAAACAAAGTAACTTATCGACCCCAGAAGTTATTGATAGTCATGGTAATTATCTAATTAGTGATATCCACACGGCTGTTTTGAATACAAACAGCGATCAGAACGACCAGATTGGTTATCAAAATTTGAAGACCCTCTCCCCCAGCGTCTGGGACAACATAAAGCAGGCTGATTCTGGCTCGTTTAAAACTCAGCTAGGTTGGTATAGTTTTGTACGCGTACCATTACACATTTTGTCGCCTCACCTTGAGGACATCTACTTGTTAGATAGCATTGGCCATGGGGAAATCGAGCAGAAAGAAAATGAACGCTATGCTTCCGTTTTAACTCAAGTCGGAACGATCATCGCTTTAATGGGTGGGTTAGCGGTCTTCTTTTTAACCTGGAACCGGAAACATAATCATCAAACCATTGAAAGTAAATTGGCGCTTACCGTCATGGAAGGGATGTCTGCCTTGGTGATTACCGACAAATATAATCGCATCATCAAAGTCAATTCACAGTTTTCTCGTTTAAGTGGTTATCAACTTCATGATGTCAAAGGCCAACATCCCTCCATGTTTGCTTCTGGACTTCACACCAAAGAATTCTACAAAGAGATGTGGAACCACATCCAACAACAAGGGTTTTGGGAAGGAGAAGTCACCAATAAGCGTAAAGATGGCAAATTGCTGACTGAGCTGTTGCGAATCCAAACGATCGTCGATGATCACGGTGATATTCGTTATTATGTTGCTTCTTTTGTCGATATCACTGAGCGTAAAGTACTAGAGAATAAATTACGCGAACAGAGCGAACGCGACTCTTTGACCCATATCCCTAATCGCCGTAAATTCGACCAAGTTTTTCGTTATCATTGCCAACATATCAAACGCTATCCAGATCAATACAAGGCGTGTTTCGCGATTTGTGATATTGACCATTTCAAAGTGATCAATGATACCAAGGGGCATGCGTATGGTGATCATGTGATCCAATCGGTGGCACATACCATCAAAACAGCAGTACGCGAAACTGATTTTATCGCTCGTATTGGCGGTGAGGAATTCGCAGTGATTCTGCCACATACTGATTTAAAAGAAGCTCAAGAAGTTCTTGATCGCGTTCGTGTGATGATAAGTAACAAGCATCATCACAAAATCACCATTAGTATTGGTTTTAGTGAGCTCACCTCGCATCCAGAAGATTCCTATCAACGCGCCGACATGGCGTTATATGAATCGAAAGAGTGTGGACGAAACCGAGTCAGCTGTTTTAGTTCCAAACACAGTGAACCACAGGCATAA